Proteins from a single region of Aythya fuligula isolate bAytFul2 chromosome 3, bAytFul2.pri, whole genome shotgun sequence:
- the LOC116487537 gene encoding interferon-induced very large GTPase 1-like, with the protein MESQEERAAAGEKARIAKQLLAEAFEKEGLDEEYWLPKLSEILGVKSINALKHLQYEDCLKLECEVRYPWETKALQRLLGITDNKTAVDEVQKQRLEMMKQRKEAAKSILQELEEMQKSRSHSKEMIRQKEEALQQAMDIPKEYWAPPGKALLDELVSIQKKQEQWEKSMREGENISEKEVLKRVYRGLALQGINCFFSRFGSHVNQGHVHFGGIFWWKASAEGFGAEQWDEMKQQTSEALNNYVRASFSGFGTKWGVKGDASNSSSKASFQGRDRSSTHTAVQLHVTKTVGPAETDSLPEWKCGLVANNTTWCVIDRGFQLIPMWDIILSNHSSDFKASHQMSSSLRTVYEELKNHSNGVIFGEELASAVEEARAFLEQVKTWEGTVNEKKLLMLLDFKHGLSKRTKNHSVWINICLSDKALQEFLVNTISFCYKSSPETTTNIKSLLQCLLDPHIYSARNLPRASFTMKWVFQKEHTLPKTPCISILLMTGLTITSENKKVTPEQKNDRLLFMKEKMKNTWSTEMKALLEKHNAFKDWERLERDLQSFIDGQLEDTSGNLNKDSIIRDLEDAFQGMQPPSQCKPKSDSSKSKARQATANPEFLNLLKRLGLERYYPRKMGTEDFHIINQTSVHKSQPSKDSELPFYFLQRLLTVDYRVRYLTCKEANKPGVTHTPNTSGEEYEPSDSFDDFLSDLDKGAPESASRESHVHPMDLQMAIFHCADDFMRQYLSSKLAFCQFALPLLVPHPGTSQIEFPLWSLSQIKKSWKGTVKSGEQTRISSHNNKLIYQAEMPIVSFLRIGSSPSSSKSQLLNALLSRKKHDTFFHRHCEGSTKDCFLMKGVVEISWYLPRGSDDDSFNDPVAFCNLHGDARDHEPQLQFLQEISAVNVVLVSELDQSNEKGRKILHDLWQSQRPLVCLFTEKESIAAGRSSQNIRIGIKNRNEAELVGELTKTIRDLVEGSSTLVSLNACLSTARQHGFLVDEDAEACVTAKETAIMLVNLLKKENLSEIKSQLLPLQGKLWYLWCKKDKELTRLQEKRNKSIEHHRSQIELEKSAIRRKQLGKAFPLNQLMKTVLRFLQSQPDNTKKFFLQWMKIFMDDISSDRLDELKCEYHQKWYQILALKKKNEKTDRKTQLSNELDALSDEINDSSIGLEHILREVGQIYEALESTTSKEKWYVKLPEIAASLMVLGYPIELMDGDASYIPLQWIGAVFDRLIEKLGDKRVFVLSVLGIQSTGKSTLLNAMFGLQFNVSAGRCTRGAFMQLIKVDEKLQQDLNFDYLIVVDTEGLRAIEMANKQSLNHNSELATFVIGIGNMTLINIFGENPSEMQDVLQIAVQAFLRMKQVNLSPGCLFVHQNVGEITAKEQNMEGQRRLQEKLDEMTVIAAQQEFCDITCFSDVIRFDVKTHIHYFAHLWEGNPPMAPPNPTYSQNVQELKSKILQAAKKESHSSVLRLSSLKLRISDLWNALLNENFVFSFKNSVEIAAYKKLETAFSQWTWQLRSHILDLQMKLENKVRNGEFDKVTTEHLEKVVQETSDAITKNMKTFFSEDRDREILIQWKCSTELKLKELRESLLVETQRKCEKLIEVKKSQSKLDERKSEYENELLRKSRELALSLKGQKLSESELRNWFNSIWMQWVTEVSSATPPLEQVDIDVDIRNFLLEQFEDANIDEYFRKFSQKPAFSLDVQKHVSKKKGFRMFPNYSDDANVSILQHITDSIIMRVMANIEKKKKDKMDYSQTFIHEILNEVEEGMNSVPTTANYSFNKDYRIDLSLYLCRMAAERFKDIHAAFRKANDPVVYLESKREDFFKCFQISCQGASCITTFADFLCSKIAPALRHTIYEKTALDIARDMKDKIPDFRGNRSTLEYYMLKYLAEEENFENFMYYLNAPGDFLNNYIKTKVETYCLDKNRRLEMFLRDSLSRYSENIQSAVFASTRVVKDRKDRKDKISLWLDEFCRALGDVLSLSRSDLKGIEHQEITDVEFLNNAMTEALSPVIDDLRKEFEEPRMSSFERQPHTIVTEQFAGCPEQCPFCGAVCTNTMPNHDGDHRVVFHRPQVLRGYRWHKTDNLVIDICSSLVSSGNYFLISENTHIPFKKYQDAGHPYSTWSIPPDPSVQAYWKWFVSSFRTQLEHHYNGKFHGKGEIPASWHTVTKQNALSELEKC; encoded by the coding sequence ATGGAGTCACAGGAGgagagagcagctgctggggaaaagGCACGAATTGCTAAGCAATTGCTGGCAGAAGCATTTGAGAAGGAAGGACTTGATGAAGAATACTGGCTCCCCAAACTGTCAGAGATATTGGGTGTTAAGTCAATAAATGCTTTGAAACATCTGCAATATGAAGACTGCCTTAAACTGGAGTGCGAAGTACGGTACCCCTGGGAGACCAAGGCACTCCAAAGGCTCCTAGGAATCACAGACAACAAAACAGCTGTTGATGAAGTACAGAAGCAGCGCTTGGAGATgatgaagcagagaaaagaagcagCCAAGTCAATCCTACAGGAgctggaagaaatgcagaagagcCGCAGCCACAGCAAGGAAATGATAAGACAGAAAGAGGAGGCcctacagcaagccatggacATTCCCAAGGAGTACTGGGCACCTCCAGGGAAGGCATTGCTGGATGAGCTGGTGAGCATCCAGAAGAAACAGGAGCAGTGGGAGAAGTCcatgagggagggagagaataTCTCCGAAAAGGAGGTTCTGAAGCGAGTATACAGAGGTCTGGCTCTGCAGGGTATTAACTGCTTCTTTAGCAGGTTTGGGTCTCACGTGAACCAGGGACACGTCCACTTTGGGGGAATATTCTGGTGGAAAGCATCTGCCGAAGGTTTCGGGGCAGAGCAATGGGATGAGATGAAACAACAAACATCTGAAGCACTGAACAACTACGTCAGGGCTAGCTTCAGCGGCTTCGGTACCAAGTGGGGAGTGAAGGGGGATGCTTCAAACTCCAGCTCAAAGGCATCATTTCAGGgaagagacagaagcagcacCCACACAGCAGTTCAGCTCCACGTGACCAAAACAGTGGGCCCAGCAGAGACAGATTCCCTTCCCGAGTGGAAATGCGGGCTTGTGGCCAATAACACAACCTGGTGTGTGATTGACCGGGGCTTTCAGCTGATCCCAATGTGGGACATAATCCTGTCCAACCACAGCAGCGATTTTAAAGCCTCCCATCAAATGAGCAGCAGCCTCAGGACTGTCTACGAAGAGCTAAAGAATCACAGCAACGGTGTGATCTTTGGAGAGGAACTGGCCAGTGCCGTAGAAGAGGCCAGAGCTTTCCTGGAGCAAGTAAAGACCTGGGAGGGGACAGTGAATGAAAAGAAACTACTCATGTTGCTAGATTTTAAACACGGTCTGAGTAAGAGAACAAAGAATCACAGTGTCTGGATCAACATATGTCTGTCAGACAAAGCATTGCAGGAGTTCCTGGTGAATaccatttctttttgctataAATCTTCCCCAGAAACAACCACGAATATCAAAtctctgctgcagtgcctgctggATCCTCACATCTATTCTGCCAGGAACTTGCCCAGGGCTTCCTTCACTATGAAATGGGTCTTCCAGAAGGAGCACACACTTCCCAAAACTCCCTGTATTTCCATTCTGCTGATGACAGGGCTCACCATAACATCCGAAAACAAGAAGGTGACCCCTGAGCAGAAGAATGACCGCTTacttttcatgaaagaaaagatgaaaaacacatgGTCCACAGAGATGAAAGCTCTCCTCGAAAAGCACAATGCATTCAAAGACTGGGAGAGGCTGGAAAGAGATTTGCAATCCTTCATCGATGGGCAACTGGAGGACACATCTGGCAACCTGAACAAAGACAGTATAATCAGAGACCTGGAAGATGCTTTTCAAGGCATGCAGCCTCCCAGTCAGTGCAAACCCAAATCAGACAGCAGCAAATCCAAAGCAAGGCAAGCCACTGCAAACCCAGAGTTCCTCAACTTACTTAAGCGCCTCGGGCTGGAAAGGTACTATCCAAGAAAAATGGGCACAGAAGATTTCCACATAATAAACCAGACATCTGTACACAAAAGCCAGCCCAGCAAGGACAGCGAGCTACCATTTTACTTCCTGCAAAGGCTCCTGACTGTGGATTACCGGGTCAGGTACCTGACTTGCAAGGAGGCAAATAAACCAGGAGTCACGCACACACCAAACACCTCAGGGGAGGAGTATGAGCCCTCTGATTCCTTTGATGACTTTCTCAGTGACTTGGACAAAGGAGCCCCTGAATCTGCAAGCAGGGAGAGTCATGTGCACCCCATGGACCTCCAGATGGCAATTTTTCATTGTGCTGATGATTTCATGAGACAGTACCTTTCATCAAAGCTCGCTTTCTGCCAGTTTGCACTACCCCTCCTGGTACCACACCCAGGCACTTCACAGATAGAGTTCCCTCTCTGGTCCCTCAGCCAAATCAAGAAGAGTTGGAAAGGGACGGTGAAATCGGGAGAGCAGACGAGGATTAGCAGTCACAACAACAAACTCATTTATCAGGCAGAGATGCCCATCGTGTCCTTCCTCCGCATCGGcagctctccttcctcttccaagTCTCAGCTCCTGAatgccctgctgagcaggaagaAACACGACACTTTTTTCCATCGCCATTGCGAAGGCAGCACCAAAGACTGCTTCCTGATGAAAGGTGTTGTGGAGATCTCCTGGTACCTTCCCCGTGGTAGCGACGACGACAGCTTTAATGACCCTGTTGCTTTCTGTAACCTGCATGGAGATGCGAGAGATCACGAACCCCAGCTACAGTTTTTACAGGAGATCTCTGCCGTGAACGTGGTTCTTGTTTCTGAGTTGGATCAGAGCAAcgagaaaggcaggaaaatttTACATGATCTGTGGCAGTCTCAGAGGCCTTTGGTTTGCCTTTTCACTGAGAAAGAGAGCATTGCAGCTGGCCGATCTAGCCAAAACATAAGAATAGGGatcaagaacagaaatgaagcagaattaGTGGGTGAGCTGACAAAAACCATCCGAGACCTAGTGGAAGGGTCAAGCACGCTTGTTAGCCTCAATGCATGCCTGAGCACAGCTCGCCAGCACGGCTTCTTAGTCGATGAAGATGCAGAAGCGTGTGTGACAGCCAAAGAAACAGCAATCATGCTGGTGAATCTGTTGAAGAAAGAGAATTTGTCTGAGATCAAATCACAGCTACTGCCTCTTCAGGGAAAACTGTGGTACCTGTGGTgtaaaaaggacaaagaacTCACTCGCTTGCAGGAAAAGAGGAACAAGAGCATAGAGCATCATCGGAGCCAAATTGAATTGGAGAAGTCTGCAATACGAAGAAAGCAACTAGGCAAAGCGTTTCCCCTCAATCAGCTGATGAAAACAGTCCTTCGCTTTCTCCAGTCACAGCCAGACAATACCaagaaattctttctgcagTGGATGAAGATCTTCATGGACGACATCTCCTCTGATCGCCTTGATGAGCTGAAGTGTGAGTACCATCAGAAATGGTATCAAATCCtggcattaaagaaaaaaaatgaaaaaactgaCCGAAAAACTCAGTTGAGTAATGAGTTAGATGCCCTTTCTGATGAAATCAATGATTCGTCCATTGGCCTTGAGCATATTTTGAGAGAGGTGGGGCAGATTTATGAGGCACTGGAATCAACAACCTCCAAAGAAAAATGGTATGTCAAACTACCTGAAATTGCTGCCAGTCTGATGGTTTTAGGGTATCCCATTGAGCTGATGGATGGTGATGCTTCTTACATACCACTGCAATGGATTGGAGCTGTCTTTGACAGGTTAATTGAGAAGCTAGGGGACAAGCGAGTATTTGTGCTTTCCGTGCTTGGCATCCAGAGCACAGGGAAGTCAACCCTGCTGAATGCCATGTTTGGTCTCCAGTTTAATGTCAGCGCAGGAAGGTGCACCCGGGGAGCGTTTATGCAGCTCATTAAAGTGGACGAGAAGCTCCAACAGGATTTGAACTTTGATTACCTGATTGTTGTTGACACAGAAGGACTTCGTGCCATAGAGATGGCCAATAAGCAGTCACTTAATCACAACAGTGAGCTGGCCACCTTTGTCATTGGCATCGGCAACATGACTCTGATCAACATCTTTGGAGAAAATCCTTCGGAAATGCAAGACGTCCTTCAGATTGCTGTGCAGGCTTTCCTGAGGATGAAGCAAGTTAATCTTTCCCCAGGCTGCCTCTTTGTGCACCAAAACGTGGGCGAAATAACCGCAAAGGAACAGAACATGGAAGGACAAAGACGTCTGCAGGAAAAGCTGGATGAAATGACCGTGATTGCGGCCCAGCAGGAATTCTGTGACATCACCTGCTTCAGCGATGTCATCCGCTTTGACGTGAAAACCCACATTCATTACTTTGCTCACCTGTGGGAAGGAAACCCACCGATGGCACCGCCCAACCCCACCTACAGCCAGAACGTCCAGGAATTAAAGAGCAAAATTCTCCAAGCTGCCAAGAAGGAATCGCACAGCAGCGTTTTGAGGCTCTCCAGTTTGAAACTTCGTATTAGTGACCTGTGGAATGCCTTGCTGAATGAAAACTTCGTTTTCAGCTTCAAGAATTCAGTGGAGATTGCTGCCTACAAGAAACTGGAAACTGCATTTAGTCAGTGGACCTGGCAGCTGAGAAGTCACATCTTAGACTTgcaaatgaaactggaaaacaagGTGCGGAACGGGGAGTTCGACAAGGTCACCACTGAACACCTCGAAAAAGTGGTGCAAGAGACAAGTGATGCCATCACCAAGAACATGAAAACATTCTTCAGTGAAGACAGAGACCGTGAAATACTGATCCAGTGGAAATGCAGCACAGAACTGAAGCTGAAAGAACTGAGAGAGTCCCTTCTTGTTGAAACGCAAAGGAAGTGTGAGAAACTTATAGAAGTAAAGAAGAGCCAGAGTAAACTGGATGAGAGGAAGTCTGAATATGAAAACGAGCTCCTGAGAAAGAGCAGAGAGTTGGCCCTGTCTCTAAAAGGCCAGAAATTAAGTGAAAGTGAACTGAGAAACTGGTTCAATTCTATCTGGATGCAGTGGGTTACTGAAGTGTCCTCTGCTACTCCCCCTCTGGAACAGGTGGACATCGATGTGGACATCAGAAATTTCCTTCTAGAGCAATTTGAGGACGCTAATATAGATGAATATTTCAGGAAGTTTTCCCAAAAGCCTGCCTTTTCTCTTGACGTACAGAAACATGTGTCTAAGAAAAAAGGCTTCCGCATGTTTCCTAATTATTCTGATGATGCCAATGTGAGCATCTTGCAGCACATTACAGATAGCATCATAATGCGTGTGATGGCAAACattgagaagaagaaaaaggacaaaatggaTTACAGTCAAACttttattcatgaaatattaaatgaagtGGAGGAAGGTATGAACTCTGTCCCTACCACTGCAAATTACAGTTTCAATAAAGATTACAGAATAGATTTATCACTGTACCTGTGCAGAATGGCAGCAGAAAGATTTAAAGACATACATGCAGCattcaggaaagcaaatgaTCCAGTCGTCTACCTggagagcaagagagaagaCTTCTTCAAATGTTTCCAGATTTCCTGCCAAGGAGCCTCTTGCATCACAACATTTGCTGATTTCTTGTGCAGCAAGATTGCCCCAGCTCTTCGACACACCATCTATGAGAAGACAGCTCTTGACATAGCTCGAGACATGAAGGATAAAATTCCTGATTTCAGAGGCAATAGATCCACTCTGGAATATTACATGCTGAAATACctagcagaagaagaaaattttgaaaatttcatgTATTATCTTAATGCCCCAGgagactttttaaataattacattaagaCAAAAGTTGAGACGTACTGTTTAGACAAGAACAGAAGGCTGGAGATGTTTTTAAGAGACTCCCTCTCTCGTTACTCTGAAAACATTCAGTCAGCTGTTTTTGCATCAACCAGGGTtgtcaaagacagaaaagacagaaaggataAAATCTCTCTTTGGCTGGATGAATTCTGCAGAGCACTTGGAGATGTGCTAAGCTTGTCCAGGAGTGACCTGAAGGGCATTGAACATCAGGAGATAACAGACGTAGAGTTCCTGAATAATGCCATGACAGAAGCACTGTCTCCTGTTATTGATGATCTCAGGAAAGAGTTTGAAGAACCTCGTATGAGCTCCTTTGAAAGGCAGCCTCACACAATAGTGACTGAGCAGTTTGCAGGGTGCCCGGAGCAGTGTCCATTTTGTGGGGCTGTTTGCACTAACACTATGCCAAACCATGATGGAGACCACCGAGTTGTCTTCCATCGTCCACAAGTTTTGAGAGGATACAGATGGCATAAAACAGACAACCTAGTCATTGATATTTGTTCTAGCCTTGTTTCAAGTGGCAACTACTTCTTGATTAGTGAAAACACACATATCCCCTTCAAGAAATACCAGGATGCAGGGCATCCGTATTCCACCTGGAGCATTCCTCCTGATCCATCCGTGCAAGCATACTGGAAATGGTTTGTGTCTTCTTTCAGGACACAGCTAGAACATCACTACAATGGGAAATTTCATGGCAAAGGAGAAATCCCTGCTTCATGGCACACAGTTACAAAACAGAATGCACTCTCTGAACTGGAGAAATGTTAG